Part of the Triticum aestivum cultivar Chinese Spring chromosome 4D, IWGSC CS RefSeq v2.1, whole genome shotgun sequence genome is shown below.
CCCGAGATCCACGGAACCATCAAttagagccgcgacgacgccttcaagaagggaacgagtttCGCTggcgccggtccgtccgaagatagagcaggttttcaccccggccacaactcaccgccaccgaacgccacaccccggctaccacgccgcccacacggtcgtggcaaccgggcagcaccaagccactggctctgcccatgagcaccgcggaACCATCACCAGGGCCGCCACcctggcatccaagaccttgacaccaccacacccgagatccgccgctaccccaaccaaagaacCATGGGCGGCCCCCAGTGCAGAGACCCAATAACCGGCCAAAACTGGCCTCCATCGACCCGTTCTGTGGCATTGGGCGCGAGATGAGCTCGGTCCTACCACCCGGCGCGAGACGAGCATGGTCCTGCTGCCAGGCGCGAGACGAGCACGGTCCTGCTACCGGGGGCGAGAGAAGGtcagtcctgctgccgggcgcgagatgaACTCAGTCCTGCTGCCGGGTGCGAGACGAGTGATGGACCGCAGCTGGGGGAGGGCCAGCCCTTCAACGAAGATAGCGGCCGAACGCCGCAAAGATGGCTCGAAGGTCGAACCAGGCCGCCTACAAACGATCCGACGCTAGAAATCCAGCCGCAGCCGACCCGCCAAACCGCCGTGGTGCCGGCGTGACGAATGGAAGCCTCCACTCCCAGAGGActgagccgcctcgccgccgccgcccaccgctggAGCCGCAGCCAGGCCGAGCCAGTGGCCCAACCCGCGTCGCCCATCAGAAAACGCCAGATTCGGCCGGCacgcaccgccaccaccgccaccaagccgttGTTGCGCCGATCCCCTTGCTGTCAGCAGCCGCCACCCGACGCCCACGGCCGTCGGGCCGCGCCGCCCGCAGCCCTCACCGCAGGAGCCCCAAcgcgccagatccgccgccacgTCTGGGCCCCGCGCGATCCACCAACGGCCGCGCCGTCAGCCACGCGACCACCACCCAGCGCCGCCAGCGCGCCAGGCGACGTCGCGCCGCAGCGCCCGGCGCCCACGCCGCGCCCCAGCCGGAGAGAAGGGCCCGCGCCGCTCCTCTGCGCGCGGGGGAGCCAGAAGGCCTGGCCGCCGCCGGACCGGGCGAGCTTTGCCCGGCTAGGCCCTCTGGCGGCgacaggagaggaggagggaggagggggactCAGGGGCGGCCGCACCGGaagtcctccccgccgccgcgcggGGGCGGCGCGGGAGGGAGAGGGTAGGTCAAGGGAGAGGGTCTGTATCGTTGGAAGAAGGTATATGAACTGCTTAACTGTTGTCTAGATTTTTCTTTTGACATGATTAATGAAGGTTTTCGGGTCAAAAGAAAAATCTAGACAACATTATTAGGAAATGTTTGGTTAAGAGAATTCAAAGTTGATATATTTAACTATTGTAGCTTGTCACCACTCCCGGTGTTTGCTCCCTCCACTTAGTTTTCCGTCGTTAGGTAGATGAGTAGGCAAGAACCCATGTGGCTTGAGTGGAACCATAGCCCAATTGCCATTAAGCTAGAAGGATCTTCCCACAGGTGGAGAGTTTCCTTCCATTTTCTTTTTATGTTTTGCTTAAAATGAAGCATTGAATGAAAAGCATCTGAACTTGGTGAACGTTAGCTTATGTGACATGAGAGTCTAAGTTCTCTACCTTTTTTGACCTGATATGCTTGAGGGATGCATCTATTTGGTTCTCTATCTGGTCAAGCTCCTTCATGCTAAGTGGGCCCAGATCCTCACCGAGAATATTTCTACGTATGAGAACGAGAACCAATATCATAACACTTCAATCCATATTATATATGCAGGAAAGTAACTGTTCACCTGCATCTCTGAAGACTACCTTTGTGAACTTTGAAGAAATTCAACTCTGGTCTTGAGCTTCAAATATTCCTGGTAATTAATCTAGTTTTCAACAAGAAAGTGCGAAATATTACATGTCAGTTCGACTGATATAATACTTGTGGAAAAAGGAAGCTCAAAGGTTCAGAATAATAGACCATGTTGGCCAAATAAACAAGATAGTTCCAAACAAAATTGTTGTCCCAACAAATGGGAAGCAGGGAAGGATTTCTTTTTTTTTAGGGGAAGCTGGGAAGGATTTCTTTTTTTTTAGGGGAAGCTGGGAAGGATTTCTTTCTTTGAGAGGAAGCTGGGAAGGATTTCTTTCTTTGAGAGGAAGCTGGGAAGGATTGAGTTAAGAAAGACAACGATATGCATGGTAGGTCAGTGTTCACTTAGAGCTAGTCTCGATTAATTCACAGAATATGATTGTTTACACACACATACAGTGATCACCTTAGAGCTAGTCTCGGTTCATTCAAAGAATatgactacacacacacacacacagaggaaTACACCTGGTAAGGCTGGCAAATACTCGAGCACTACACACAGGGGTGAAGTTAAATGGTCTGTAAATGCTTTTAATTTACAAAAATATACTTAAACTCGTATCACGCGCACCACATGGACAAAGCTCAGCTTTATAGACAAAGCTCAAACCGGTCCGGACTCTGGACAGAGGTAAAGACCACACACTCTCTGAATCTCGCACTGATAATATTGATTACTGCACAAAATACATCTGGCTCTCCTTTATGtctagaaaagaaaaggagaaaagagcAAACCAGCTATGGAGGTGGCATGAAAGAGAGACATCGCTTGTCAACtaaattatatactccctccgttcggaaatacttgcgTGGTTTTTGTTCAAATAAGAACTAAAACCACGTCAAGTATTTCCAAACGGAGGTACTATATCTCAGTATAAGTGCATTGCATATATCAAGGTATTGTTAAGAACTGGTGAGGCTTACTTCATTTTCTAGCGGAGGTGTTGCTTCCTGTGAGTTGGAGTTGCAGGTACGGTATCTCTCAAGTGTTCTGTACATGCTGTTGACATAAGAACTCTAAGTGATCAGTTCATATTTTCTGACAAGCAAAAATTGTAGAAAACATAAATGCTTTTAGGCTGaaccaatgttttaaatagcgggctattgcCAAATAGCGGCGGACCTCAAaatcagctatagcgggctatagcaggctatagcgggctatttgtatATGGGTCTatttagcggcaccctgctgaaaaggctatGTAGCGGGCTATAACGGAACATTGGGCTGAACACATATAGGAAAAGTAACACATGAAATTCTTTAGGTATCCTTCCATATCTGATTGTGATCTTGGATGGTATGTATAGTCAAGTGTGGATTACTTGTCCACCTGAGATGAGAGGTTGGTACACATATATTAAACATATAGTCAAGTTACGGAAGCGGAAAATGAATTCCTAACCTCTCCTTTTTCTGAGGAGGAAATTCGAACCGCTGTGTTTCAGATGGAACACAACAAGGCACCGGGACCGGATGGCTTTCCCGCAGAGTTCTATCAATGCTTTTGGGACGTCATTAAGGCAGACTTGGTTCAGTTGTTTAACCAACTGCATTCCGAGGACCTTGATATTTCTCGTTTAAACTTTGGGGAAATTATCCTACTGCCTAAGATTAAGGAGGCTAGTCGTATTCAACAATATCGACTGATTTGCCTTCTCAATGTAAGTTTTAAATTTTTTACGAAGGTAGCGACTAATCGGTTGAACGGTGTAGCTGACCATGTCGTAAAACCCACACAAACAGCATTTATGCAAGGTCGCAACATTTTAGATGGAGTGGTCGTCCTGCACGAAACTGTACATGAACTGCACCGAAAAAAATgaacggtgtcattcttaaaattgATTTTATGCAAGCCTATGACAAAGTTAAGTGGCCCTTCTTGTTGCAAACCTTACGCATGAAAGGGTTTTCACCAAAATGGTGCCGCTGGGTAGAGAGCTTTGTCTCTGGCGGTAGTGTGGCCATAAAAGTTAATGAAGACGTTGGCAACTATTTTCAGACAAGGAAGGGGCTTCGTCAAGGCGACCCCGCATCTCCTATTCTGTTTAACATTGTGGCCGACATGCTAGCTACCCTAGTGGAGCGGGCCAAGCTGGATGGTCAAATTAGCGGGGTCATCCCACATCTGGTAGAAGATGGTCTATCCATtctacaatatgcagatgacacaatTTTTTTTTATGGATCATGATCTTGATAAAGCAAGAAATCTCAAGCTACTCTTATGTGCCTTTGAGGAACTTTCTGGtctcaaaattaattttcataagagtgaACTTTTTTGCTTTGGAGATGCTGCAGAATCTGTACCCGAGTATGCCGACATTTTTGGATGCCAGCTCGGGCAGTTTCCGATTAGGTATCTGGGTATCCCCATACACTATCGGCGTTTAACTATCGCTGAGTGGAAGCATGTGGAAGAGAGACTTGAGAAACGTTTAGCCAGTTGGAAGGCCAAACTCTTGTCTTATGGGGGGCGATTGATCTTGATCAATTCTGTCCTAAGCAACATGGTTTTATACATGTTGTCATTCTTCCACCTGCCGAAAGGGGTTCTACAGCGTCTAGATTACTTTAGATCCAGATTTTTTTGGCAGTGTGATAACAAAACCAAGAAATATAGACTGGCTAGGTGGAGCGTATTATGCAGACCTAAAAGCCAAGGGGGCCTGGGAATCCAAGACCTTGAGATTAAAAATATCGCTCTTCTCAGCAAGTGGGTCTATAAATTACTCACTGAGAAGGGAGTATGGCAGGAAATCATTCGCAACAAGTATGTGGGATCCAATGCCATTACTCAAATTCATTGGAAACCTGGGGATTCACATTTTTGGAGTggtgtcatgaaggccaaggaattcttCTTCCAATTTGGGACCTTCTTGGTTAGGGACGGTGCTCAGGTTCGTTTCTGAGAAGATACCTGGCTAGGGAACACTCCCCTAATGGTGCAATATCCGAGCTTGTACCGGATCGTCTGACATAAATTTGTCACGATCAAACAAGTATTAGGACAGGAAAACCCCGATATTTCTTTCCGTAGGGATCTTTTGGGCACTCGTCTGACAGcatggaatgaattactcactcgcCTGGAGGACATTCAACTGTCAGATGATCGGGAGACTTTTCGATGGAACTTGCATCAGAATGGCAAATtttcggtcaaatccatgtatgatgcaatggttcATTGTGATGTTCCTGTAGATAACAGGAAATTGTGGAAGCTAAAAATTCCCCTAAGAGTCAAGATTTTCCTCTGGTTTCTTAACAAAGGAGTCATCCTAACTAGAGATAATCTGGCACGACGAAACTGGCATGGCTCCAAGACgtgtcttttgccaacatgacgagtcTACCAAACACCTATTTTTTGAGTGCAAGTTCGCTCGGGCAGTTTGGGCTATGGTCCAAGTAGCTTCGAATTTATACCCACCACGTAGTGCACGGAATATGTTCGGTAACTGGTTGCGGGGTATAgataaacaattttctgcacatattcttgtgggagcggcggccttatgctgggcaatgtggcttatcaggaatgatgtggtttttaacaataaatgtgtctcatctcctatgcaggttattcatgtttgtacacgatggctccgtacttggtctatcctgcagaaGCCGGAAGACAGGGACatttttatgatggcgtctacacggctggagcgtacggccagggaggttttctacccccatggatggcggtgtgatttACGGATAGGATCTACCGCTCCTTAGGCTGGACACGATTTATTGCTTGGCATTGTatcaaattattttatttttagggtGATCTGgattttttggctgtgtgcatagcatctagctatgcagaggccgggctttCTTTCGACATGATTGTATCATCtcgatatatctattcaatgaaatgtcctttatcgaaaaaaaattATTAAACATATATTGTAGAATGCATGCACGTATACGATGGGAACACATGTAGTGAAGAACCTGGTCTAGAGGGCCCAACTGCCCAAGGCGTCTTACGAAGGACTGCGCAGTTCGATTAGCCTCCTTGCTATCAGGTGGAAGCAAAGTGTCTCCATCTACGCTATCCAGCCTTCCTCTAAATCTactgcttgtgataagttcagatctagATCTTGTTGTGACTCCCGTTAATCTTATCCTTTTTTCTTCTAAATCTGCCTTTTCTATAGTGATATTTTTAGTTTTTGTTACACTTAGCATCTCTTTTATAATAACTAATGGTTTTGTGCATCTTTAGTTTGTATAGAAACCAGATTCTTGTTATTTCATGTATATGCCATGGATATGCTAACTAATGCAAATTTAAGACCTCTTCAAAAAATGTGATCTCAAAGGGAGTCTCAAGGAAAAGCTCCCATTATTGTAAGAAAATTCTTTCCATCTATATTGAAGATCCTAACCTTGCAatgtcttctcttttttttcctacCTAAACTTTAAATTACTTTATGACCTCACATGTCTGAACTTGTTTTGTAGTGAGACAGGCCTGCAGTCTTACTAGGTAGAAGCACAGGTTGGTGTGCTAGCCAGCCCAGATTCGAGCCTCACCCCTACCTATTAATTTGAGCATGGTACCTCATATGCTCAACTCGTTTCAGCAAACATGTTTATTTTAGTGTTATATTCATGTGCAAAGTTTCTTGACGGAATTACGAAATTGATAAGAAGTCCATGGAAGTCAATTTTTCATGAAATTTTACACATGAATATAACACTAGACCATGTTTGTTACAAAAATGTAACCGAAATAtttgatttttaattattttttcaatTTAACTGCTTAATCGGGTGTGTGTAAACCCAAGTTCCaaaaatccactcagtggagtaagGACCCAACAACATTTGTGTACTCATAGATCAAATCAAACGGGGAAGTGTTTAGGGCATCTCGAACACTATCCTCTAAAACAGACACACTATGCGCATACGGACCATGTTCGCAGACACGATATGGAACCGGCCATCCAACATATACCTCAAATGTCCTCCTCTTAAACTTAAATAAAATAGAGCACTACCATAACCTTCCTCAAAATTGCATCCCTCAGCTAAATAGACTTCCACCAAGCATGCCAATTAACTACGTGATTCCccttaaaataaagtaaaaatgagTAGTAGCTTTATTTGGTGGAAGGCATCCACAGTGCTAGCATAGCTTCTGCCAAAGCCACCTGCTTGCTTCCGCCAAATGAAGGGAACTAGTAGTCGCTCACGCCAAATGAAGTATTTGAAGAAAACAAAGTGAAAGAAAGTGATTAGTGGCTTCCACCAAACTTCAAACATGCTATCTGCCAAACGCCAAGCATGCTGCTGATCCTTCCCCCAACCCGCAGTAGCGGCCTTCCACCATATGGACCGAGAGGAGAGGAGTATGTGGTGCGTGGCTTTTTAATTCCTCATGCAGATGTCTACAAAGCCCCCTGGTTTGCTTCCGGTTTACGGGATTTAAAACAACTAGACTGGTACGCAAACCGATTGGGTACTGTATTGGATGGCAAATTGCGTTTGGACCGTCCTGCCCGAACGATTGCGGACGGTTTGAGGGTCTACGTTTAACTTGAGCCAAAAGGTATATACCCTCCTATTGAGAAAGGAGGGTGTACTATATTGGgtcctttttttttgcaaaaaggatcagatctattataaaggctcaccggaagtacaaagcacctcaaacataataaaaattacatcgagatccGTAGACCACTGAACCACCCTTGCCGCCGCCGACGCACTGCTGCCGCCACTCCCATACTAAAGCCGGCCTGACATTATCGACAGCCGGGAAGTCTTTGTGcaagtgcccctaaggaccagcgcgCCGGAGCCGCAGTCTTTGCCGTTGAATCCTAGAATCAATCTGAAGAATACGACACCAAATATCGCCGTTGTGAACGCACGGTGGGAAACATCACCTTAACCTTGCCGCCACAAGGAGCTGGCAAGAATTTaagccggagctccgtctaatccgtcccaacggacgaacttgaggaggatcggagACCGAAAAATTGACTCGAAGAAGGAGCGCCACCATCCGTTCAAACGCTACCACTGCGAGGTCTAAACCCTACCTATCTACTAGCGGGAGCCAAGACACCAGGATTCTCCTTCCTGCCACTGGCCGCCGGAGTGGCAGGCGGAGGGAAGGCGAATCCACGAACTCGCCTGTGGAGATCGAGAGGAGGAAGGCTTTTCTACTATATTGGGTCTTTGCCAACACGTATTCTGACAATCAATGATATTTGTGTGGTGTAGTACAAATCTCGTGTGGAGCTTAGTCAAATATTATAAACCACGTGTATGAACATGTTTGTTAATGTTTAGATTACACATGATATTACACTACTTTCTTAATGATTCATGgctatataattttttttaatttcaccATGTAAATGTTTAAAATGACATGTGCAGCGAAAACGAGTATACACCAATTAATTAAGCACCTaaacacaagcaaacaaataaagttCACCATTATCCGTGGTGTCATTCGAGAagaaaatatattttatttttcaGAAAGAAAGACAAAATAAAACTTCCGATCTGGATACTATATATATAGTCTTGCATGGAAGCTGTATAATTACTTTAGAAAAAAAATGAAGGCCAACCAAAGTCCTATAGGAATAGAGTAAACTCCACTGGGGATCATATATATATTTGCTACAAATGGCAAGATGAAGCAGAGTCAAAGTTGTGTAAATTTTAGAAGGAAATGCAAAATAAAATTTCAAATATTATATGACCACTTTAGTTTTGCATGAAAGTTGTGTAATGACTTTTAAAAACGGATGGCCAACAAAAGTTGTCTAGTAATAGAGTAACTCCACCGTGGATCATGTATTTTCTACAAAATGGCTAGTTGAAGCAGATTCAATCCTTAATGTAATGTGGATTTCCACCAGCCGTTGACGttatttttttcatcttttttcggAAAGGAGGGTTTACCCCCGACCTCTATGCATTATGCACACACCATATAATATCAAGTTTAGAGTACTATAAACATCCACGGTATCTTGCATAAGTCAAAAAAGGAAAAGAACTGAAAACTCGAAGCAACTATGCTAAATAAACGTGGCACAACATATACGGCTATATCTACCTGCAATTTACTTGAAATACAATCATCATAGAAAAGAAAACCAATCCTAACAGAACATATTGTCTTGCATGCATGTGTATAAGTCAACTCGATGTATATTTTCAGTGGATCTGTCAGCTCTTCACATGGGTAATATCGCTACCACAATCAGCACTCCTATATTGCATGCAAAGCTGGTGAAGCTGGGCTGTTGTTTTCTGACTTGATATGAAGTCTGATGGAAGAGATCACTTGGCATCTGACGTACGTACGGTTGGGCAGTCAGAGCACAAAGCACCGAGTAGTTCTACACGGGGCTCAATGAAGATGGGTGGGTTTTTTGATCGGACAGCTGCTACCTTCAATGGAACAGTAACAAATGGAACGGTATGTATCACCTTCTCTCTGCAATTTCTCAACGCACACATCGTAAACGGAGTACTACCTACCAGTACGTCTTAATGACCAAAACAGGCttctagtagtactccctccctccgtctcaaaattcttatcttagatttgtctagatacggatgtatctaatattaAAACGAGACTTGATACATCCGTAGACAAAAATTTTGCGACGGAAGGAGTACGTGTTAATTACATGGGGAAGTACCGGATTGCTCATTTATATTTTGGCAGTGGATGAGGAGTTAGTCGACAAAGTGCACAAATGCACGGCGGATCTGATAAAACATAAAAATGGGAAAAGCAAGGGCCAACAAAACAGAAGCTCGATCTAAAGATGGAAGCAGGTGGATGCATCGTTTCACTGATCCAGATAATAAATCTACCTGACAAGCAAACAATCTGTTTGTCAATCTACCTGAGTGTCGATGCAGTTAACGATCGATCGAACGCCTAATATGATAGGGACTAGCTGATCTCCATCACTATTTTTTTTTCAACAGATAAGAAAAAGAAGAGGTTTATTGCAGGCAGCAGGAAATAGAGGTTTATTTTGCCAGATCTCGGTTATCCGGGCGACCAAGTGAGACCAAAACAACGGAAAAGATGAACAGATAGGGTGGAAGAAAGCTAAGATTTAACCCCCCAAAAAAATCTACAAACAGGTTGCGGACCTAAGCCAAATCGATTTGCCCAGGAAACCTGCTCCACTATAAGCGCGTGAACCCAAAGAGGGGAAATTAGATTCAAGGATTCAAAGGGCATCGGTTCGATTAATCGGCCCAAACCTCGATGGGTTTACTACTAGATCGTATTAGCGTTGTTGCTGTTGGCCGATCTATGCATGCACTGTGGAGAGAAACAGCGAGCGTTGGTTTAGTTACACACCATGAGGAGCTTGAGAACTCGAAGAGGCGGCCGCGGCCGGAGAAGATGATGAGGGCGACCTCGGCGTCGCAGAGCAGCGAGAGCTCGTAGGCCTTCTTGAGCAGCCCATTCCGGCGCTTGGCGAACGTCACCTGCCGGCTTATCTTGTTCTCGATCCGCCTCATCTCCACCTTCCCCCgacccatctcctcctcctcctctctttcttttctctctctctaaGTCTCCTTTTATTTTCCGCAGCCAGCAGAGCGATGTCTGATCATATGCTTGCTCGGTGCGCCTAAATAGTCTCTCTCTACAAATCTCTCGACTGTCAATCACCAGTTCACAGATCGACTGCTTATTAGCTCGGCCACCCTCTCCGTCCCTTCTCTCGGGCGCGCGTACTGTAGCTTTAGGGTGGTGGTGGGGCAGCGGGTGCGTGAAATGATTGATGAATCCATGACTTGATGTTAGATTAGTTCGTACCGACGCACGAGCTGAGGTGAACCCGCTTGCTGACGAGGCAACAGTGCGTAGCGACGGACCCAAGCCAAAGGGAGGCGTCGCAGTAAAGGTGAGACGAGCGCACGGCAGCTCACGCTCGCCGAGGTGGAAGGTAGACACTACTGTAGCTCTCGATCCATCGAGGCGGAAGAGGACGGGTGGCACGTGTCGACGAGCGTGTGGAGGAACAGACGAGTGAGGTAACCAAACCACCAGCACCGGCAGCTGGCACGGCTATACCTAGCTAGTATAGCTTGTACCCAAATGCTTGTGCGCTATTCGGTTGTTGCGAGTCCCTAGCCACGTCCTATAGCTTGTAGGGCTTGGGTGGTAGCACTTCGCTCGTAGGGCTGTCACTCAACGCTTTGAAAGCAAGTATAATAAGGTGACATAAGGACTAAAATATTATATCTTTaattagttgaaggagagagaagagaagcgggctcttgacTAGTAGCTAGCTGCAGCACGAGCCCTAAGAGCAAGTACAACAATGCCTAGTCAGCTGGCTATAACAGTTGCCACATAATGAGAAGAGTCATTTTACAGTGCATCCGGACGATATGGACCGTCCGTCGGAGCGAATTCGACGGTCCAGATCCGATGCAATACGCTGATGTCACGTGTATTATATCAGACCCCGAGGGGCATTTTCGGGAGAAAAAATATTTCGAACTGATCTGATTTTCCCTCCCAAATATTTCGAGGGTATTCTCGGTACGAATTTCACGGCTATTTTCGGTTCGATATTTGTCCCGTTCGCTAGGGTTTATTCCTCACCGCCGCTACGGTTTTAATCCtcgccggcaggatctagccgctcgtcgcggcccctccctccctcgtcgccggcaggatctagccgcgCGTCGCGGCCCCTCCCTTCCTCCACCCCAATTCCCTCGCGATCTCGCACCCCCTTTTCAAC
Proteins encoded:
- the LOC123098227 gene encoding translation initiation factor IF-2 isoform X1, giving the protein MEASTPRGLSRLAAAAHRWSRSQAEPVAQPASPIRKRQIRPARTATTATKPLLRRSPCCQQPPPDAHGRRAAPPAALTAGAPTRQIRRHVWAPRDPPTAAPSATRPPPSAASAPGDVAPQRPAPTPRPSRREGPAPLLCARGSQKAWPPPDRASFARLGPLAATGEEEGGGGLRGGRTGSPPRRRAGAAREGEGRSRERVCIVGRRLFMFVHDGSVLGLSCRSRKTGTFL
- the LOC123098227 gene encoding translation initiation factor IF-2 isoform X2, whose product is MEASTPRGLSRLAAAAHRWSRSQAEPVAQPASPIRKRQIRPARTATTATKPLLRRSPCCQQPPPDAHGRRAAPPAALTAGAPTRQIRRHVWAPRDPPTAAPSATRPPPSAASAPGDVAPQRPAPTPRPSRREGPAPLLCARGSQKAWPPPDRASFARLGPLAATGEEEGGGGLRGGRTGSPPRRRAGAAREGEGRSRERVCIVGRRKVTVHLHL
- the LOC780645 gene encoding MADS-box transcription factor 1 isoform X1, encoding MGRGKVEMRRIENKISRQVTFAKRRNGLLKKAYELSLLCDAEVALIIFSGRGRLFEFSSSSCMYRTLERYRTCNSNSQEATPPLENEINYQEYLKLKTRVEFLQSSQRNILGEDLGPLSMKELDQIENQIDASLKHIRSKKNQVLLDQLFELKSKEQELQDENNDLRKKLQDTTSCCGDNAVHMSWQDGGQCSSRVLHPEHDTSMQIGYPQAYMDQLNKQRSRGF
- the LOC780645 gene encoding MADS-box transcription factor 1 isoform X2, giving the protein MGRGKVEMRRIENKISRQVTFAKRRNGLLKKAYELSLLCDAEVALIIFSGRGRLFEFSSSSCMYRTLERYRTCNSNSQEATPPLENEINYQEYLKLKTRVEFLQSSQRNILGEDLGPLSMKELDQIENQIDASLKHIRSKKNQVLLDQLFELKSKEQELQDENNDLRKKLQDTTSCCGDNAVHMSWQDGGQCSSRVLHPEHDTSMQIGPTWTS